The following are encoded in a window of bacterium genomic DNA:
- a CDS encoding EF-hand domain-containing protein: MASRGVLCILGLTLLALPGIEEIQAQQVGAAPGGCQSRFARLDKDRDGRLTLEEFKAIPNLGGTPEGLFKLRDLNQDGFLSRQEYCAGKTKRKKPEAEKSP; encoded by the coding sequence ATGGCGTCGAGGGGAGTTCTCTGCATTCTGGGATTGACGCTCTTAGCGCTTCCAGGTATAGAGGAAATCCAGGCGCAGCAGGTGGGAGCTGCTCCCGGTGGCTGCCAAAGCCGTTTTGCACGGCTGGACAAAGATCGTGACGGGCGATTGACCCTGGAGGAATTCAAGGCCATCCCAAACTTGGGCGGCACACCAGAGGGGTTGTTCAAACTAAGAGATCTCAACCAGGACGGGTTCTTGAGCAGGCAGGAGTACTGTGCTGGAAAGACCAAGAGGAAGAAGCCCGAGGCGGAAAAGAGCCCATAG
- a CDS encoding ABC transporter substrate-binding protein produces MKTRGLLRVGVIAAVLLFLALPVWGREIKVLSQFPMSGPVGTLPEFGMGYIDGMNWINSEGGGVNGKKITFFLEDFRYDPTVEVANFNKYCAEHSREEFLMATGYITGGLKPLIEKVNVEEKIPWLDGSYSTEIFGVEGGPSKYPYYYSLGATYGDQIKVLMKWIKENHKASGKPRVGLVYSPTAWGKDGLAEGLEYAKKLGLEVVAQIEYPYTATDATNECMALRKAKAQYVIYHGYSGATSHTAIFFKTAKKVLKDVQLMGTHYTTGRFPILVCQESYDGYVGVATRPFVDAVPRSQTPMTNPMVKMAHDFAKKYRPNDYAEEGKIKDMFLYMEGLTYALIIQEALSRADKAGQLTREGIKKALDEMVWDFKGLFDGKKFDYRFHTVPMVQIFKAQVKMKKIGDKEVPTGAVVPIGDWINVNEIKW; encoded by the coding sequence ATGAAAACTAGAGGTCTTCTTAGAGTCGGTGTCATAGCGGCAGTGCTGCTTTTCCTGGCACTACCCGTGTGGGGGCGAGAGATCAAGGTCCTTTCGCAATTCCCCATGAGCGGACCTGTGGGAACCCTGCCTGAATTCGGCATGGGATATATAGACGGAATGAATTGGATCAACAGCGAAGGAGGAGGAGTCAACGGGAAAAAGATAACCTTTTTCCTGGAAGACTTCAGGTATGATCCCACAGTGGAGGTGGCCAACTTCAACAAGTACTGTGCGGAGCACAGCCGGGAAGAGTTCTTGATGGCCACCGGATATATAACGGGCGGGCTAAAGCCCCTCATAGAAAAGGTTAATGTAGAAGAGAAGATACCATGGCTGGACGGCTCTTATTCCACAGAGATCTTCGGAGTTGAAGGGGGACCCTCCAAGTACCCTTACTACTATTCCCTCGGAGCCACTTACGGGGACCAAATAAAGGTGCTTATGAAATGGATAAAAGAAAACCATAAGGCCTCTGGAAAGCCCAGGGTGGGCTTGGTTTATAGTCCCACGGCTTGGGGCAAGGACGGGCTTGCCGAGGGGCTGGAGTATGCCAAGAAGCTGGGCCTGGAGGTGGTGGCCCAGATAGAGTATCCATATACTGCCACGGATGCTACCAACGAGTGCATGGCCCTTCGCAAGGCCAAGGCCCAGTATGTCATTTATCATGGTTACTCCGGTGCCACCAGCCATACGGCCATATTCTTCAAGACTGCCAAGAAAGTTCTCAAAGATGTGCAACTCATGGGCACCCATTACACCACAGGCCGTTTTCCCATCTTGGTGTGTCAGGAATCCTATGATGGGTATGTGGGGGTTGCCACCAGACCATTCGTGGATGCAGTTCCTCGCTCCCAAACCCCCATGACCAACCCCATGGTGAAAATGGCCCACGATTTTGCAAAGAAATACCGACCCAATGATTACGCCGAAGAGGGCAAGATCAAGGACATGTTTCTATACATGGAAGGCTTAACCTACGCGTTGATCATCCAGGAGGCGCTTTCCAGGGCTGACAAGGCTGGGCAGCTAACCAGGGAAGGCATCAAGAAAGCCCTGGACGAGATGGTCTGGGATTTCAAAGGCCTCTTTGACGGCAAGAAGTTCGATTACCGCTTCCATACGGTTCCCATGGTCCAGATCTTCAAGGCCCAGGTGAAGATGAAAAAGATAGGTGACAAGGAAGTGCCCACAGGAGCAGTAGTTCCCATAGGCGACTGGATAAACGTCAACGAAATCAAGTGGTAA